AGGGCTTAGTAGTTGGATCACCTATCATGGCGTAAGCCTCAATGCAAACATTGACTTGAAATATTTCTCCATGATAAGGCCTTGCGGCATAAAAGATGTCCCCGTAACAAGCTTGGCCGATATTTTAGGTACACGAATAGATATAAAGGATTTAAAAGAATTAATTATTAAAAAATTTTGCGAGGTTTTCAGTTTTGAACACTACTCGTATAGAGAGAATGCCTTCCTGGCTCTTGAGGCCCATGCCGGATTCCGGAGCCGGTAAGAAAATAAGCGCCTATTTAAAGAAGAAGGCCCTGGAGAGTATTTGTGAGAACAGCCGCTGTCCTAATATTGGTGAATGCTATTCCCGAGGCAATGTCAGCTTTCTGATATTAGGAAGGACATGCACGCGGAACTGCCTTTTTTGCGCACTTAGTAATGGATCTCCTGAAGCGGTCAGGCATGAAGAGGCCGGGTCAATAGCGGAAGCGGTAAGAGATCTTGGAATCAGGTATGTGGTAATTACGTCTGTAACGAGAGACGATTTATCTGATGGAGGCACCGGCCATTACTTAAGAGTAATAAACGCGATAAAGGGCCTATCGCCGCTGACAAAGATTGAGGCCCTGACGCCCGATTTTGCGGGCCGAAAGGAAGCAATAGAGGCTGTGGCAGCATCCGGCATAGAGACATTTGCTCATAACATGGAAACGATAGAACGGCTTTATTCCGCGGTAAGGCCAAAATCGGATTACTGCCGTTCGTTGGGGGTATTGGCATTTGCAGCATCTTTGAAAAAAGCGAGGATTAAAAGCGGCTTTATGCTAGGGTTGGGGGAAGCTGAAAAAGAAGCATTTCAGCTTATGGAAGATATCAGGGCTACCGGATGCGATTTCCTGACAATCGGCCAATACCTTCGTCCCAAAGATTCACCGCTTCGCGCCGTAGAATATATAGATCCGAATAGATTCGAGTCTCTGAAAATTGCGGCATACAGTATGGGATTTAGGAGCGTTGCCAGCGGCCCTTACATAAGGAGCTCCTATATGGCTGAGGCGCTTTATGGGGAAGGGGTATCATGAAAAATATAATGCTGCCGGAATTAGGCGAAGGCATAGAAGAAGCCGTTGTGTCGTTATGGCATTTTGCGGAAGGCGAGACCGTCAAGGTCGATGACGATCTGGTGGAAATCGTCACCGATAAAGCGACTTTCAATGTACCGGCCGGGACATCCGGAAAAATAAAACGGATTGTCACGAGCGAAGGAACTACCGTGAAAATAGGCGAGGTACTCGCAGAGTTAGAATAAGATATGAATAAAACTTCAGAAGGAGAACTAATATGATACACGAGGCAAACAGGCTAAAGAGATTACCGCCGTATCTTTTTGCTCTTGTAGATAAAAAAAGAAAAGAAGTGATGAGTCGCGGCGTAGATGTGATAGACCTCAGCATGGGTTCGCCGGACCTTCCGGCGCCTAAGCAGGCCATCGATGAGCTCTGCAAGCAGGCGCGCGTTGACGGTAATCAGCGGTATTCGCGCTGGGACGGCGAAGTAGAAAAAGAGCTCCGAAAGGCCATAGCTGATTGGTATATGGATAAATTCAATGTGTCGCTTGACCCGGAGACCGAGGTTGTGCCCCTCATCGGCTCTAAGGAGGGTATAGCTCATTTGTGCCTGGGTTTTCTTAACAGTGACGATATAACGCTTGTTCCGAATCCCGCGTATCCGGTCCATTTCAACGGCGTTATAATGGCCGGCGGCATACTTTACAATATCCCGCTTACGCCCGAAAATAATTATATGCCCAAACTGCATACATTAAGCAGTGAAGTGGTAAAGATGTCAAAACTTTTGCTTATCAGCTATCCGCATAACCCGACTACGCAGGTCGCAAGCCTGGAATACTTCCAAGAAGTAGCCGATTGGGCAAATAAGAAGAATATAATAGTCGGCCATGACCTGGCTTATTCCGATATCGTATATGATGGGTATAGGGCCCCGAGCTTCCTTGAGGCAAAGGGGGCTAAAGA
This genomic stretch from Candidatus Omnitrophota bacterium harbors:
- a CDS encoding lipoyl synthase: MPSWLLRPMPDSGAGKKISAYLKKKALESICENSRCPNIGECYSRGNVSFLILGRTCTRNCLFCALSNGSPEAVRHEEAGSIAEAVRDLGIRYVVITSVTRDDLSDGGTGHYLRVINAIKGLSPLTKIEALTPDFAGRKEAIEAVAASGIETFAHNMETIERLYSAVRPKSDYCRSLGVLAFAASLKKARIKSGFMLGLGEAEKEAFQLMEDIRATGCDFLTIGQYLRPKDSPLRAVEYIDPNRFESLKIAAYSMGFRSVASGPYIRSSYMAEALYGEGVS
- a CDS encoding LL-diaminopimelate aminotransferase; the encoded protein is MHEANRLKRLPPYLFALVDKKRKEVMSRGVDVIDLSMGSPDLPAPKQAIDELCKQARVDGNQRYSRWDGEVEKELRKAIADWYMDKFNVSLDPETEVVPLIGSKEGIAHLCLGFLNSDDITLVPNPAYPVHFNGVIMAGGILYNIPLTPENNYMPKLHTLSSEVVKMSKLLLISYPHNPTTQVASLEYFQEVADWANKKNIIVGHDLAYSDIVYDGYRAPSFLEAKGAKDIAVEFHTLSKSYNMAGWRLGFCVGNKDIIKTLLKTKNYIDFGIFRAIQHAAIKTLRGSQDVVKKTVETYKRRMDLFVNGLNEIGWKVERPKATFYIWTHIPPKYSALTSMEFTDLLLEEAGVAVAPGTGFGEYGEGFVRFALVENEERLKLALQRIKALLESKD